The Drosophila innubila isolate TH190305 chromosome 3R unlocalized genomic scaffold, UK_Dinn_1.0 2_E_3R, whole genome shotgun sequence genome has a segment encoding these proteins:
- the LOC117790180 gene encoding probable multidrug resistance-associated protein lethal(2)03659, with translation MNRTRRKLVRPKNPYESANAFSRWSFWWMRDMFKRGLQGPLSDEELYQHRKTLDSGRLTKKFSDLWDDELKRSNPSVIRMILRAFGSVFIPLGLIYAIMESCCKALMPLFLGGLVGYFAADQTSITESDAYYNAIGIVICMLVPVIIFHSFIFYIFQVGTKLRLAFSGLIYRKCLQVSKSSSNDGLRARAINILSNDLGRFDVALCFLHDTWKGPLESILIGYLMYREIGLSAVIGVSFMLSFIPLQAWAAKNAAYYREKTAERTDMRVKLMNEIIQGIQVIKMYAWEKSFARIVAEVRLKEVQAIKGTNYIHAALSCTSMISPLSVFLALCSYVYLGDALTAQKVYTVSSYFNMLNDSMVHFWPLSITFIAEAMVSAKRCKEFLLDGDRAESPINLENDTTQSKIKRRLTEEDKLKNVELNGSLLTNGTSQPTQTQHSRLRDYSPETTKKCVILKNVTASWGASDGHANCAIDSFSTEIQDRTLTAVVGPVGAGKSSFLNVLLGEVGIVQGEAFVHGKISYAAQEPWVFEGTIRDNIVFVEDYNERRYKKVIKVCALERDLELLPNGDLTVVGERGVSLSGGQRARVNLARAVYRKADIYLLDDPLSAVDTHVGKHIFEKCIRDFLSNKIRILVTHQVQYLFDVEHLILMSAGKVTAQGSYQQLQRSRQFQFLEQTHDESGIDTHSISSHMSRSDSEKSMDHHQHNQLLRPDETVEEVNQEQQAVGAVKFSVYASYFKALESTFLLGLIMVLFVCARIMLTGVDYFLSRWVIWEENIALNRTANEPILMSNATEDESTSPAPVNDTLNMSSRLSEASVEDNIRQQLVLFYAVILGATLIVYLMRTFGYFKMCLRISLRLHDRLFRGITRASMYFFNTNSSGRILNRFSKDIRTVDTDLPSTLLDCINFAIDVSGVLIIVAIANYWLLVPAAFMVVFLGCIRYLYVNTSRSIKRLEGISRSPVYSLTNQTFQGLTTVRALQAQGAMENEFHEYQNANTSAWFLFLSCTRAFALWSDMLCIVYMTAVVFSFLVLRNEFNSGDVGLAILHSTTMTGMCQWGMRQTAELENEMTSVERVLEYTEQPSEPPLETPEKFKPKTEWPSKGRIEFINFKLRYSPKEAPVLRDLNFTIESREKIGIVGRTGAGKSSIIQSVFRLACNEGMIRIDDIDIEHMGLHDLRSRISIIPQDPVLFSGTLRYNLDPMDDRTDEEMWKALGDVELRSYVSTLIGGLNCRMYDGGSNFSVGQRQLVCLARAILRNNRVLILDEATANVDPETDKLIQQTIRSKFANCTVLTIAHRLHSVMDSDRVLVMDAGEARELGHAYELLQRPDGYLRQLVDHTGSATAFSLQQMAEESYSKRLMNQNETPEDPNITPALHEQKE, from the exons GTGGATGCGGGATATGTTCAAGCGCGGTCTGCAGGGTCCTCTTTCGGATGAGGAGCTGTACCAGCATAGAAAGACACTCGACAGCGGGCGGCTGACGAAAAAATTTAGTGATTTGTGGGACGATGAGCTGAAGCGAAGTAATCCCAGTGTAATCCGAATGATATTGCGAGCATTCGGTTCCGTGTTTATTCCTCTAGGATTAATATATGCAATTATGGAAAGTTGCTGCAA AGCCCTTATGCCATTGTTTCTGGGCGGCTTAGTCGGTTATTTTGCCGCGGATCAGACGAGTATAACCGAGTCGGATGCGTATTATAATGCAATAGGCATTGTGATATGCATGCTGGTTCCTGTGATAATATTTCATTCGTTCATCTTCTACATTTTCCAAGTGGGCACAAAACTGCGCCTGGCCTTCTCAGGTCTCATCTACCGCAAGTGCCTGCAGGTGTCCAAGAGTAGCAGCAACGATGGACTTCGTGCTCGCGCCATTAATATACTGTCCAACGATCTGGGTCGATTCGATGTGGCGCTATGCTTTCTGCACGACACTTGGAAGGGACCCTTGGAATCGATACTGATTGGTTATCTCATGTACCGAGAGATTGGACTGTCTGCCGTCATTGGTGTCTCATTCATGCTTAGTTTCATACCGCTCCAAGCGTGGGCGGCCAAGAACGCAGCCTATTACCGGGAGAAGACAGCGGAGCGTACAGATATGCGTGTCAAGCTGATGAACGAGATCATACAGGGTATACAGGTGATCAAAATGTACGCATGGGAAAAGTCATTTGCCCGCATCGTTGCCGAAGTGCGTCTCAAGGAGGTGCAGGCCATAAAGGGCACCAACTATATTCATGCCGCATTAAGTTGCACCTCAATGATCTCGCCACTGTCTGTGTTCCTAGCCCTATGCTCCTATGTCTATTTGGGCGACGCGCTGACCGCCCAGAAGGTTTACACGGTATCCTCGTACTTCAACATGTTGAATGATTCCATGGTGCATTTCTGGCCACTCTCCATTACGTTTATTGCCGAGGCAATGGTCTCGGCGAAACGATGCAAGGAATTCCTGCTGGACGGTGATAGAGCTGAGTCTCCCATCAATCTGGAGAACGACACAACACAGTCGAAGATCAAACGCCGACTAACCGAAGAGGATAAGCTGAAGAATGTCGAGCTTAATGGATCGCTGCTGACGAATGGTACATCGCAGCCAACCCAGACACAACACAGCCGCCTGCGAGACTACAGTCCCGAGACGACCAAGAAGTGTGTGATATTGAAGAACGTGACCGCCTCCTGGGGTGCTAGTGATGGACATGCCAACTGCGCCATTGACAGCTTTAGCACGGAAATTCAGGACCGGACTTTGACTGCAGTGGTCGGTCCAGTTGGCGCCGGCAAGTCCAGTTTCCTAAATGTGCTGCTCGGCGAAGTGGGCATTGTCCAGGGTGAGGCTTTTGTGCATGGCAAGATCTCTTATGCCGCACAGGAGCCCTGGGTCTTTGAGGGAACAATACGAGATAATATTGTATTCGTGGAGGACTATAATGAACGGCGCTACAAGAAGGTTATCAAAGTCTGTGCGCTGGAACGCGATCTGGAGCTGCTGCCCAATGGTGATCTAACTGTTGTTGGAGAGCGCGGCGTCAGTCTTAGCGGTGGTCAACGGGCTCGAGTTAATTTGGCTCGTGCTGTTTATCGCAAGGCGGACATCTATCTGCTGGACGATCCGCTTTCCGCGGTCGACACTCATGTGGGCAAACACATCTTTGAGAAGTGCATTCGCGACTTTCTGTCCAACAAGATACGCATACTGGTAACCCATCAAGTGCAGTATTTGTTCGACGTGGAACACCTGATCCTGATGTCTGCTGGCAAGGTGACTGCTCAGGGAAGCTATCAGCAGTTGCAGCGTTCACgccagtttcagtttctggAGCAAACGCACGACGAGAGTGGCATCGATACGCATAGTATCAGCAGTCACATGTCCCGCAGCGACTCGGAGAAAAGCATGGATCATCATCAGCATAATCAGCTACTCCGGCCAGATGAGACCGTGGAAGAAGTCAACCAGGAGCAACAAGCCGTGGGCGCTGTCAAATTTAGTGTATACGCTTCATACTTCAAGGCTCTGGAAAGCACATTTCTGCTGGGTCTAATTATGGTGCTCTTTGTTTGTGCCAGGATTATGCTGACGGGAGTGGATTATTTCTTGTCTCGCTG GGTTATTTGGGAGGAAAACATTGCGCTTAATCGCACAGCCAATGAGCCCATCTTGATGTCTAATGCGACGGAAGATGAGTCGACGAGTCCAGCGCCAGTTAACGATACCCTTAATATGTCTAGTCGGTTGAGTGAAGCGAGCGTAGAAGATAACATTCGTCAGCAGCTGGTCTTATTCTATGCCGTCATCCTTGGTGCCACTCTCATCGTTTATCTTATGCGCACATTTGGATACTTTAAGATGTGTTTACGCATCTCCCTGCGCTTGCACGATCGTCTCTTCCGCGGCATCACTCGCGCTTCCATGTACTTCTTTAATACGAATTCTTCGGGTCGCATTTTGAATCGCTTCTCCAAGGATATTCGCACAGTGGACACAGATTTGCCGAGCACACTGCTGGATTGCATAAAT TTTGCCATTGATGTGTCTGGTGTTCTCATCATCGTGGCCATTGCGAACTATTGGCTACTGGTTCCAGCTGCTTTCATGGTGGTGTTTCTTGGCTGCATACGATATCTCTATGTGAACACAAGTCGCAGTATTAAGCGACTCGAGGGCATAT CTCGCAGTCCGGTCTACTCGTTGACAAATCAGACATTCCAGGGTCTTACCACTGTACGAGCTCTGCAGGCGCAGGGCGCTATGGAGAATGAGTTTCACGAGTATCAGAATGCCAACACCTCGGCATGGTTCCTGTTCCTTTCGTGTACACGCGCCTTTGCCTTGTGGTCGGATATGTTGTGCATCGTTTATATGACAGCGGTTGTATTCAGTTTTCTGGTGCTACGCAACGAATTCAACAGTGGCGATGTTGGCTTGGCCATTCTGCACAGCACCACGATGACGGGCATGTGTCAATGGGGCATGCGTCAGACAGCCGAGCTGGAGAATGAAATGACGAGCGTTGAACGTGTCTTGGAATATACAGAACAGCCATCGGAGCCGCCACTGGAGACGCCAGAGAAATTCAAGCCAAAAACTGAATGGCCCAGCAAAGGACGCATTGAGTTTATAAACTTCAAGCTGCGATATTCACCCAAAGAGGCGCCCGTGCTGCGGGATCTTAACTTCACAATTGAGTCGCGCGAGAAGATCGGCATCGTAGGCCGCACGGGAGCGGGCAAATCCTCCATAATTCAGTCCGTATTTAGACTGGCCTGCAACGAGGGCATGATACGTATTGATGACATAGACATTGAACATATGGGACTTCACGATTTGCGTAGTCGAATCTCAATAATACCCCAAGATCCTGTGCTGTTTTCGGGCACCTTACGCTATAATCTCGATCCGATGGACGATCGAACCGACGAGGAGATGTGGAAAGCGCTGGGAGATGTGGAGCTGCGTTCGTATGTGTCCACGTTAATTGGCGGCCTCAACTGCCGCATGTATGATGGTGGATCCAACTTCAGCGTAGGCCAGCGTCAACTGGTTTGCCTGGCCCGCGCCATTCTACGTAACAATCGTGTACTGATACTGGACGAGGCCACGGCCAACGTGGATCCAGA AACCGACAAGCTCATTCAACAAACGATACGATCGAAGTTTGCCAACTGTACGGTACTCACAATCGCCCATCGACTACACAGCGTTATGGATTCGGATCGTGTCCTGGTCATGGATGCAGGAGAAGCGCGCGAGCTTGGACATGCATATGAACTTTTGCAACGGCCTGACGGATATCTTCGTCAACTGGTGGACCACACAGGCTCAGCCACTGCATTTTCACTACAACAAATGGCCGAGGAAAGCTACAGCAAACGGCTGATGAACCAGAACGAGACTCCAGAGGATCCCAATATCACACCGGCACTTCACGAGCAAAAGGAATAG